GCACCATCACCGAGATCTACGACTACCTGCGCCTGCTCTACGCGCGGGTCGGCACGCCTCGCTGCCCGGACCATGACGCACCGCTGGAAGCACAGACCGTCAGTCAGATGGTCGACCAAGTGCTGGCACTGCCCGAAGGGCGCAAGCTGATGCTGCTGGCGCCGGTCATCCGCGAGCGCAAGGGCGAGCACCTGGCGGTGTTCGACGAATTGCGCGCCCAGGGCTTCGTCCGTGCACGGGTCAACGGCAAGCTGTACGAACTGGACGAACTGCCCAAGCTGGACAAGCAGAAGAAGCACTCTATCGACGTGGTGGTGGATCGCTTCAAGGTTCGTGGTGACCTGCAGCAGCGCCTGGCCGAATCCTTCGAAACGGCGCTGAAACTGGCCGATGGCATCGCCCTGGTCGCCTCCATGGAAGAGGACGACGACAGCGAGGAGATAATCTTCTCCGCGCGCTTCGCCTGCCCGATCTGTGGCCACTCGATCAGCGAGCTTGAGCCCAAGCTGTTCTCCTTCAACAACCCGGCCGGTGCCTGCCCGACCTGTGACGGCCTGGGCGTGAAGCAGTTCTTCGACGCCAAGCGCCTGGTCAATGGCGAGCTGACCCTGGCCGAGGGCGCCATACGCGGCTGGGATCGGCGCAACGTCTATTACTTCCAGATGCTCGGCTCACTGGCCTCACATTATGGCTTCAGTCTCGACGAGCCCTTCGACTCACTGGCCGCCGATCATCAGAAGTCCATCCTGCGCGGCAGCGGCCGTGAGAATGTCGAGTTCCGCTACCTCAACGATCGCGGCGATATCGTCAAGCGCTCGCATCCCTTCGAAGGCATCATTCCCAATCTGGAACGCCGCTACCGCGAAACCGAATCCAATTCGGTGCGCGAAGAGCTGGCCAAGTACCTCAGCACCCAGCCCTGCCCGGACTGTCGTGGTACGCGCCTGCGTCGCGAAGCCCGCCACGTCTGGGTTGGCGACAAGACCTTGCCTGCGGTCACGGCCATGCCCATCGGCGACGCCACCGACTATTTCGGCGACCTGTCGCTCAGCGGACGACGCGGCGAGATCGCCGACAAGATCCTCAAAGAGATCCGCGAGCGCTTGCAGTTCCTGGTCAATGTCGGCCTGGATTATCTGACCCTGGACCGCAGCGCCGACACCCTGTCCGGCGGCGAAGCCCAGCGTATTCGCCTGGCCAGTCAGATCGGCGCCGGCCTGGTCGGGGTGATGTACATCCTCGATGAACCCTCGATCGGCCTGCACCAGCGCGACAACGAACGCTTGCTCGGCACCCTTCGCCACCTGCGCGACATCGGCAACACGGTGATCGTGGTCGAGCATGACGAGGACGCCATCCGCCTCGCCGACTACGTAGTCGATATCGGCCCCGGCGCCGGTGTGCATGGCGGCCGCATCGTCGCCGAAGGCACGCCGGACGAGGTGATGGCGCACCCGGACTCGCTGACCGGCAAGTACCTCTCCGGCCGAGTGAAGATCAACTATCCGCCGCAGCGCACCCGCCGCGATCCGAAAAAGCTGCTCAAGCTCAAGGGCGCACGGGGCAACAACCTGCGCAACGTCGACCTGGAGATTCCGGTTGGCCTGCTCACCTGCATCACCGGCGTATCGGGCTCGGGCAAATCGACGCTGATCAACAACACGCTGTTCCCGATCACCGCCACCGCGCTCAATGGAGCGACCACGCTGGAAGTGGCCGCGCACGACAGCTTCGATGGGCTGCAGCACCTGGACAAGGTGGTAGACATCGATCAGAGCCCGATCGGCCGCACCCCACGCTCCAACCCGGCGACCTACACCGGGCTGTTCACGCCGATTCGCGAGCTCTTCGCCGGCGTGCCGGAAGCACGCTCGCGCGGCTATGGTCCGGGCCGCTTCTCCTTCAACGTCAAGGGTGGCCGCTGCGAAGCCTGCCAGGGCGACGGCGTGATCAAGGTGGAGATGCACTTCCTGCCGGACATCTACGTGCCCTGCGACGTGTGCAAGGGCAAGCGCTACAACCGCGAAACTCTGGAAGTGAAGTACAAGGGCAAGAGCATCACCGAGGTCCTCGACATGACCATTGAGGAGGCGCGGGAGTTCTTCGACCCGGTGCCGGCGGTCGCGCGCAAGCTGCAGACGCTGATGGATGTCGGCCTGTCCTACATCAAGCTGGGGCAGAGTGCGACAACCCTGTCCGGCGGTGAGGCGCAGCGGGTCAAGCTGTCGCGCGAACTGTCCAAGCGTGACACCGGCAAGACCCTCTACATCCTCGACGAGCCGACCACCGGCCTGCACTTCGCCGATATCCAGCAGTTACTCGATGTACTGCACCGCCTGCGCGATCACGGCAACACGGTCGTGGTCATCGAGCACAATCTGGATGTGATCAAGACAGCCGACTGGCTGGTGGACCTTGGTCCGGAAGGCGGCTCCAAAGGTGGCCAGATCATCGCCTGCGGCACCCCGGAAGAGGTTGCAAACATGGCGCAATCGCATACCGGTCACTTCCTCAAACCGCTGCTGGAACGAGACGCCCAGCCCAAGGGCTGAGCGTGCTGAAAAACGAAAGCCCGCAGCATGCTGCGGGCTTTTTTCTGGCGATGCTGGATCAGGCCAGGGCTTCTTCCAGCGGAATGTCCAGGGCCTTGGCGATGCCGCCGCCATAGGCCGGATCGGCCAGGTAGCAGTGCTTGATGTGGCGCAGCTTGATGTGGCGCTCCACACCCGTCATGGCCCTGGCAGTGTTCTCGAACAGACGCTGCTGTTCGTCGGTCTGCATCAGGCGGAACAGGTTGCCCGGCTGGGTGAAGTAGTCGGCGTCGTCGGCACGAAAATCGTAACGATCCGCCGCGCCATCCAGCGCCAGCGGCGGCTCGCTGAAGTCCGGCTGCTCACGCCACTCGCCATAGGTGTTCGGCTCGTAGTGCAGGCGACCGCCCTGGTTGCCATCCACGCGCATGGCGCCATCGCGGTGGTAGCTGTGCACCGGGCAGCGCGGCGCGTTCACCGGGATCTGGTGGTGGTTCACGCCCAGGCGGTAGCGCTGCGCATCGCCGTAGGAGAACAGCCGCCCCTGCAGCATGCGGTCCGGCGAGAAGCTGATACCGGGCACCACGTTGGCGGGGGTGAACGCCGCCTGCTCGACATCCTGGAAGTAGTTGTCCGGATTGCGGTTCAGCTCGTAGTAGCCGACCTCGATCAGCGGGTAGTCGGCGTGCGGCCAGACCTTGGTCAGGTCGAACGGATGGTACGGCACCTTGGCCGCGTCGGCTTCCGGCATCACCTGCACGTACATCGTCCAGCGCGGATATTCGCCTCGCTCGATCGCCTCGAACAGATCGCGCTGCGAGCTTTCACGGTCGCTGGCGACGATCGCTGCGGCCTCGGCATCGGTCAGGTTCTTGATGCCCTGCTGGGTGCGGAAGTGGAACTTGACCCAGTAGCGCTCGTTGCTCGGACTGATGAAGCTGTAGGTGTGCGAGCCAAAGCCGTGCATATGCCGATAGGACGCCGGAATACCGCGATCGCCCATGACGTAGGTGATCTGGTGCAGCGCCTCGGGCAGGCCGGTCCAGAAGTCCCAGTTGTTGTTGGCACTGCGCATGTTGGTGCGCGGGTCGCGCTTTACCGCGTGGTTGAGGTCGGGGAACTTCAGCGGGTCGCGGAAGAAGAACACCGGCGTGTTGTTGCCGACCATGTCCCAGTTGCCTTCCTCGGTGTAGAACTTCAGGGCGTAACCGCGGATGTCACGCTCGGCATCAGCGGCGCCACGCTCTCCGGCCACGGTGGAGAAACGGGCGAACAGCGGGGTGCGCTTGCCGATCTCGGAGAACAGCTTGGCCTTGGTGTAGCGGGTGATGTCGCGGGTCACGACGAACTCACCGAAGGCACCGGAGCCCTTGGCATGCATGCGCCGCTCCGGAATGACCTCCCGGTCGAAATGCGCCAGCTTCTCCAGGAACCACACATCCTGCAGCAGCATCGGCCCGCGGCGACCCGCGGTCATCGAATTCTGGTTTTCGGATACCGGCGCACCGGCAACGGTAGTGAGCTTGGGCTTGTCAGTCATGGCTGCATCTCCTTGGCCATTCAACATTTCCAGGGACGGTAGTGGTCACCTGCTGGTTGAATGCCATCATAGGAATCAAGCGCAACGCCGACTAATGATGAAGGTCAACGCTTTCGATAGAGCAAATCTTTCAGGCATAAAAAAACCGAGCCCTGGGGCTCGGTTTTCTTCGACAGCGCCAAACTTACTCGGCTGCTTCCACCTCACCGGTGACCGGACGGTCAACCAGCTCGACGTAAGCCATAGGAGCGTTGTCGCCAGCACGGAAGCCGCACTTGAGGATACGCAGGTAACCGCCCTGACGGGTGGCATAACGCTTACCCAGATCATTGAACAGCTTGCCTACGGCAGCTTTCGAACGAGTACGGTCGAAAGCCAGGCGACGGTTGGCGACGCTGTCTTCCTTGGCCAGAGTGATCAGCGGCTCGGCAACGCGACGCAGTTCCTTGGCCTTGGGCAGGGTGGTCTTGATCAGTTCGTGCTCGAACAGCGACACCGCCATGTTCTGGAACATGGCCTTGCGGTGGGCGCTGGTGCGGCTCAGATGACGGCCACTTTTACGATGACGCATGATTGAAATTCCTTACCAAACGTTCAGTTCGGTTACTGGGGGCGATCAGGCAGTGGCCTTATCGTCCTTCTTGAGACTTGCCGGCGGCCAGTTATCCAGGCGCATACCGAGGGACAAACCACGCGAAGCCAGAACGTCCTTGATCTCAGTCAGGGACTTCTTGCCCAGATTCGGCGTTTTCAACAGCTCTACTTCGGTGCGCTGGATCAGATCACCAATGTAGTAGATGTTTTCCGCCTTCAGGCAGTTGGCCGAACGTACGGTCAGCTCCAGGTCATCAACCGGACGCAACAGGATCGGATCGATCTCGTCTTCCTGCTCGACAACCACCGGCTCGCTGTCGCCCTTGAGGTCGACGAACGCAGCCAGCTGCTGCTGCAGGATGGTCGCTGCACGACGGATCGCTTCTTCGGGATCCAGAGTGCCGTTGGTTTCCAGGTCGATGACCAGTTTGTCCAGGTTGGTGCGCTGCTCGACACGAGCATTCTCGACAACATAAGCCACGCGACGAACCGGGCTGAAAGTCGCGTCGAGCTGCAGACGGCCGATGCTACGGCTTTCGTCTTCATCGCTCTGACGCGCATCAGCAGGCTCGTAACCACGGCCGCGAGCGACCTTGAGCTTCATGTTGAGCGAGCCGTTGGCCGCCAGATTGGCGATCAAATGATCACCATTGACGATTTCAACATCGTGATCCAGCTGGATATCGGCAGCGGTAACAGCGCCCGCGCCCTTCTTCACCAGGCTCAAGGTCACTTCATCACGGCCGTGCAGCTTGATGGCGATACCTTTGAGGTTGAGCAGGATTTCGATGACATCTTCCTGCACGCCCTCGATGGCGCTGTACTCGTGGAGCACACCGTCGATCTCAGCCTCGACCACAGCGCAGCCGGGCATGGAGGACAACAGAATACGACGCAGCGCGTTGCCCAGGGTGTGGCCAAAACCACGCTCGAGGGGCTCGAGAGTGATCTTGGCACGGGTCGGACTGACCACCTGCACATCGATATGGCGGGGGGTCAGGAACTCATTTACCGAACTCTGCATGGATACACCTATTTTCTAGCCCTTACTTGGAGTAGAGCTCGACAATCAGGTTTTCGTTGATGTCGGCGGACAGATCGCTGCGAGCCGGAACATTCTTGAAAACACCGGATTTCTTGTCGGCATCTACTTCGACCCATTCAACGCGACCGCGCTGAGCGCACAGTTCGAGGGCCTGGGCGATACGCAGCTGATTACGGCACTTCTCGCGAACAGCAACGACGTCACCGGCCTTGACCTGGTACGAAGGAATGTTCACGGTCTGACCATTCACGCTGATCGACTTGTGCGAGACCAGCTGACGCGACTCGGCACGCGTGGAGCCGAAGCCCATGCGGTACACGACGTTGTCCAGACGGCACTCGAGCAGCTGCAGCAGGTTCTCACCGGTAGCGCCCTTACGGCTGGCAGCTTCCTTGTAGTAACCGCTGAACTGGCGCTCCAGCACACCGTAAATACGGCGAACCTTCTGCTTTTCACGCAGCTGGGTACCGTAGTCAGACAGGCGACCGCGACGCTGGCCATGAACACCCGGCGGAGTTTCGATATTGCACTTGGATTCGAGCGCGCGCGCACCACTCTTCAGAAAGAGATCGGTGCCTTCACGACGAGACAGTTTGCACTTGGGACCAATATAACGAGCCATTCTTCACTGTCTCCTGATTACACGCGGCGCTTCTTCGGCGGACGGCACCCGTTATGCGGGATCGGCGTCACGTCGGTGATGCTGGCGATTTTATAACCACATGCGTTCAAAGCACGCACGGCGGACTCACGACCCGGGCCTGGGCCCTTGACGTTTACGTCGAGGTTCTTCAGGCCGTACTCCAGCGCAGCCTGACCAGCGCGCTCTGCAGCGATCTGGGCAGCGAACGGAGTGCTCTTACGCGAGCCGCGGAAACCGGAACCACCCGAAGTGGCCCAGGACAACGCATTGCCCTGACGATCGGTGATGGTCACGATGGTGTTGTTGAAAGACGCGTGGATATGGGCGATGCCATCAACCACTGTCTTTTTGACTTTTTTACGAGGACGAGCAGCAGGTTTTGCCATGACTAAATTCCTGTCGATTCGCTAACGCGATTACTTGCGGATCGGCTTGCGCGGGCCCTTACGGGTACGTGCGTTGGTCTTGGTACGCTGACCGCGAACCGGCAGACCACGACGATGACGCAGGCCGCGATAGCAACCCAGGTCCATCAAGCGCTTGATTTTCATGTTGACTTCGCGACGCAGGTCGCCCTCAACGATGAACTTGCCGACTTCGCCACGCAGCAGTTCGACCTGCTCGTCGGAAAGATCCTTGATCTTTGCTGCCGGATTCACACCGGTAGCGGCACAGATTTCCTGTGCACGGGTGCGACCAACACCGTAGATGTAGGTCAGCGAGATAACAGTGTGCTTGTTATCCGGAATGTTGACGCCTGCAATACGGGCCATTCAGTGAAACTCCAATTGACAGCTACCTACGCCCCGGAAGCCAAGAAAAGGGCGCGAGATATTAACGCTGTAATAACAAATATTCAACCCGGCAGCGCACTAGCTGCCGGGTTATAACGCCTTACACAATCAGCCTTGGCGCTGCTTGTGACGCGGTTCTGCGCTGCAGATCACGCGCACGACACCGTCGCGACGGATGATCTTGCAGTTACGGCACAGCTTTTTAACCGATGCACGAACTTTCATCACCAACTCCTAGAACCTTACGAACCACCTCAGCGGAGCATTCCGCTGCCGTAGCCCTTCAGGTTGGCTTTCTTCATCAGGGAATCGTACTGGTGCGACATGAGGTGTGACTGCACTTGAGACATGAAGTCCATTACAACCACGACCACGATCAGCAACGAGGTCCCACCAAGGTAGAACGGCACGTTGGCTGCAACCACAAGAAACTGTGGCAGCAGGCAGACAGCCGTCATGTACAGGGCGCCGAACATGGTCAAGCGAGTCAGCACGCCATCAATGTAGCGAGCCGATTGCTCACCAGGACGAATCCCGGGAATAAACGCGCCAGACTTCTTCAGGTTCTCTGCTACGTCCTTCGGATTGAACATCAATGCCGTATAGAAGAAGCAGAAGAAGATGATCCCAGCACTGAACAGCAGAATGTTCAACGGCTGCCCGGGCGCGATCGCCTGCGAAATGTCAGCCAACCAGCCCATGCTCTCTGACTGACCGAACCACTGCCCCAACGAAGCCGGGAACAAGAGGATGCTGCTGGCGAAGATAGCCGGGATGACCCCGGCCATATTCACCTTCAACGGCAGGTGGCTGGTCTGCGCAGCAAAGACCTTACGACCTTGCTGACGCTTCGCGTAGTGAACCGCGATGCGGCGCTGACCACGCTCGATAAACACCACGAAGCCGATAATCGCAACAGCGAGCAGGCCGACAGCCAGCAGCGCGATGATATTGATATCGCCCTGACGAGCAGACTCGAACGACTGACCGAGCGCACCCGGCAAGCCGGCGACGATACCCGCGAAGATCAGCATCGAGATACCGTTGCCGACACCGCGCTCGGTGATCTGCTCGCCCAGCCACATCATGAACATCGCGCCAGACACGAAAGTGGTGATGGCCACGAAGTAGAAGCCGAAATCGTTGCTGAACGCGACACCTTGGCCCGCCAACCCGACCGACATACCGATCGCCTGAACGATGGCCAGCACCAGCGTACCGTAACGCGTGTACTGACTGATCTTGCGACGACCGGCCTCACCTTCTTTCTTCAACTGCTCCAGCTGTGGGCTGACAGCGGTCATGAGCTGCATGATGATCGACGCCGAAATGTACGGCATGATCCCCAAGGCAAAGATGCTCATACGCTCCAGCGCACCGCCGGAAAACATGTTGAACAAGCTAAGGATGGTCCCCTCGTTCTGACGGAACAGCTCGGCCAGCCGATCGGGATTTATCCCTGGTACAGGGATGTGTGCGCCAATCCGATAGACGATGATCGCCATGAACAGAAAGCGCAGACGAGCCCAGAGCTCGGACAGACCACCATTACTCAGCGCGGAGAGAGCACCTTGCTTAGCCATTTATTCCTCGAACTTGCCGCCAGCTGCTTCGATAGCCGCACGCGCACCTTTGGTGGCTGCGATACCCTTGAGAGTAACCGCACGACCAACCTCGCCCGACAGCATGATTTTCACGCGCTGTACGTTCTGATTGATCACGTTGGCGTCTTTCAGGCTTTGCACGGTAACGACATCGCCTTCAACCTTGGCCAGCTCAGAGGTACGAACCTCAGCACGATCCATGGCTTTCAGCGAAACGAAACCGAACTTCGGCAGACGACGATGCAGAGGCTGCTGACCGCCCTCGAAACCGGGAGCGATCTTGCCGCCGGAACGGGAAGTCTGACCCTTGTGACCACGGCCACCGGTCTTGCCCAGGCCGCTACCGATACCACGACCGGGACGCAGCTTTTCGCGACGGGCACCCGGCGCAGAACGCAGATCGTTCAGTTGCATGGCTTAGCCCTCCACACGGAGCATGTAATAAGCCTTGTTGATCATGCCGCGATTCTCAGGAGTGTCCTGAACCTCGACGGTGTGACCAATGCGACGCAGGCCAAGACCCTTGACGCACAGCTTGTGATTGGGGATACGACCGCTGACACTCTTGATCAGCGTGACCTTGACGGTATTGGCCATGATCAGGAAATCTCCTCGACGCTCTTGCCGCGCTTGGCAGCAATCGACTCAGGCGACTGCATCGCCTTCAGACCCTTGAAGGTGGCGTGAACCACGTTGACCGGGTTGGTAGAGCCGTAGCACTTGGCTAGGACGTTCTGAACACCAGCAACTTCCAGGATGGCGCGCATGGCACCACCGGCAATCACACCGGTACCCTCGGAGGCAGGCTGCATGTAGACCTTGGACGCGCCATGCGCGGCCTTGGTGGCGTACTGCAGAGTCGTGCCGTTCAGGTCAACCTGGATCATGTTGCGGCGAGCCGCCTCCATGGCCTTCTGAATAGCAGCCGGCACTTCACGGGACTTGCCACGACCGAAGCCGACACGACCCTTGCCGTCACCGACCACAGTCAGCGCGGTGAAGGTGAAGATACGACCACCTTTTACAGTTTTTGCGACGCGGTTAACTTGAACCAGCTTCTCGATGTAGCCTTCGTCGCGCTTTTGCTCGTTATTTGCCATAACTTAGAACTCCAGCCCGCCTTCACGAGCAGCTTCAGCCAGTGCCTTCACACGACCGTGGTACTTGAAGCCAGAACGGTCGAACGCCACCTGAGTGACACCTGCGGCTTTCGCGCGCTCAGCGACCAGCTGACCGACTTTCTTGGCAGCGTCAACGTTGCCGGTGGCGGCGTCACGCAGTTCTTTGTCCAGAGTCGAGGCGCTGGCCAGGACCTTGCCGCCGTCGGCCGAAAGGACCTGGGCGTAGATGTGCTGGGAAGAGCGGTACACGCAGAGGCGTACGGTTTCCAGCTCGCGCATCTTCAGGCGTGCCTTGCGAGCGCGACGCAGACGAGTTTCTTTCTTTACGCTCATTTGCTATGCCCTACTTCTTCTTAGCTTCTTTGCGACGGACTACTTCATCCGAGTACCGCACACCTTTGCCCTTGTAAGGCTCAGGGCGACGGAAGTCACGGATTTCAGCAGCCACCTGACCGACCAGTTGCTTGTCGACACCCTTGATCAGGATATCGGTCTGGCTGGGGGTCTCAGCGGTAACGCCTTGCGGCAGTTCGTAATCCACCGGATGCGAGAAACCGAGAGCCAGGGACAGCACTTGACCTTTGGCTTGCGCCTTGTAACCAACACCAACCAGCTGGAGCTTGCGCTCGAAGCCCTGGCTGACACCGATCACCATGTTATTGACCAGGGCGCGGGTAGTACCGGCCATGGCGCGAGTCTGCTGGTCGCCATTACGGCCAGCAAACCGCAGCTCACCAGACTCCTGGATGATTTCCACGGAGGGATGAACATTCAGTTCGAGAGCGCCTTTGGCACCCTTCACCGAAAGCTGTTGACCGGACATCTTGATTTCGACGCCAGCGGGCAGCTTGACGGGGTTCTTAGCAACGCGAGACATGCTTATCCCCCCTTAGAACACAGTGCAAAGCACTTCGCCGCCAACACCAGCAGCCCGAGCAGCCCGATCAGTCATCACACCCTTGTTGGTGGAGACGATCGACACACCCAAGCCGCCACGTACTTTCGGCAACTGGTCAACGGATTTGTACTGGCGCAGGCCAGGACGACTTACGCGCTTGAGCTCCTCGATGACCGGACGGCCTTCGAAATACTTCAGCTCGATGGACAGTTGCGGCTTGGCGTCGCCACTGACCTGGTATCCCGCGATATAGCCTTCACCTTGAAGAACGTTGGCAACAGCCACCTTCAGAGTGGAAGACGGCATGCTTACGACGGACTTTTCGGCCATCTGGGCATTACGGATACGAGTTAGCATGTCCGCTAACGGGTCCTGCATACTCATGGGCTCTTAGCTCCTAATACAAAAAAATAAGCCTTGGACGGCTCGTGTCGCCAACGGGCAAACCCTGCAAAAATGCAAGGCTCAGGCGAGCCGGGCATTCTAGAGAGTTGCCAGAAACGAATCAAGCCCCATAAGGGGCTTGATCGAAAAACAAACAGGACCCGAAGGTCCTGGATGCTTTTATTACCAGCTGGCTTTAACCAGGCCCGGCACATCACCGCGCATTGCGGCCTGACGCAGCATGCTGCGCGCCAGACCGAACTTGCGGTAAACGCCGTGCGGACGACCAGTCAGGCGGCAACGGTTACGCAGGCGCGAAGCGCTTGCATCACGAGGCTGCTTCTGCAGTGCGACCTGAGCTTCCCAGCGCGCTTCCGGAGAGGACTCCGGGCTGGCGATGATTGCTTTCAGTGCAGCACGCTTCTGGGCGAACTTGGCGACCGTTTGCTGACGCTTCAGCTCACGGTTCTTCATGCTTTGCTTAGCCATGTGCCTACTCCAATCAGTTACGGAACGGGAAGTTGAAAGCACGCAACAGAGCGCGACCTTCCTCATCCGTCCGAGCAGTAGTGGTCAGAGTGATGTCCAGACCACGCAGGGCATCGATCTTGTCGTAATCGATTTCCGGGAAGATGATCTGCTCTTTCACGCCCATGCTGTAGTTGCCGCGACCATCGAAGGACTTGGCATTCAGGCCGCGGAAGTCACGCACGCGCGGCAGGGAGATCGAAAGCAGGCGATCCAGGAATTCGTACATACGATCGCTGCGCAGCGTGACCTTGACGCCGATCGGCCAGCCTTCGCGGACTTTGAAGCCTGCGATGGACTTGCGAGCGTGGGTCACTACAACCTTCTGGCCAGTGATCTTTTCCAGGTCGGCAACAGCGTTATCGATGATCTTCTTGTCACCGATCGCTTCGCCGATACCCATATTGAGGGTGATCTTGGTGATGCGCGGAACTTCCATCACGTTGCCAAGCTTCAGTTCTTCCTTCAGCTTGGGCGCAATTTCCTTCCGATAAACTTCTTTTAGTCGTGCCATGGTTATCTACCTAGCAGTCTCAAGCGTCAACCGGCTTCTGGGTCGACTTGAAGACACGAATTTTCTTGCCTTCTTCAACCTTGAAGCCAACGCGGTCTGCCTTGTTGGTCTCACCGTTGAAAATGGCGACGTTAGAGACGTGCAAAGGCGCCTCCTTCTCGACGATACCGCCCTGAACGCCGGACATCGGGTTCGGCTTGGTATGGCGCTTGACGAGGTTGATCCCGCCAACGACCAGACGGTCGTCCGCGAGCACCTTCAGCACCTTACCGCGCTTGCCCTTGTCTTTGCCGGCGATGACGATGATCTCGTCGTTGCGACGAATCTTTTGCATGCGGCTACTCCTTACAGCACTTCAGGGGCGAGCGAGACGATCTTCATGAACTTCTCGGTACGAAGTTCACGCGTCACCGGCCCAAAGATACGGGTGCCGATAGGCTCCTGCTTGTTGTTCAGCAGAACAGCAGCATTGCCATCGAAGCGAATGATGGAGCCATCAGGACGACGAACGCCGTGACGAGTGCGAACCACAACAGCGGTCATCACCTGGCCTTTCTTGACCTTGCCACGAGGAATCGCTTCCTTGACGGTTACCTTGATAATGTCGCCGATGCCGGCGTAACGGCGGTGAGAACCGCCGAGCACCTTGATACACATGACGCGACGAGCGCCACTGTTATCCGCCACATCGAGCATGGATTGAGTCTGAATCATATAATTTCTCCGACCCCTAGCCCTTAGACTTCGACGGCGCGTTCAACGACGTCAACCAGCATCCAGGACTTGGTCTTTGCCAGCGGACGAGTCTCGCGGATGGTGACCTTGTCGCCGATACGGCACTGGTTGGTTTCGTCGTGGGCGTGCAGTTTGGTCGAACGCTTCACGTATTTACCGTAGATCGGGTGCTTGACGCGACGCTCGATCAGAACGGTGATGGTCTTGTCCATCTTGTCGCTGACGACGCGGCCGGTCAGCGTGCGGACGGTTTTCTGAGCTTCAGCCATGATCACTTACCTGCCTGCTGGTTGAGCACAGTCTTGACACGAGCGATGTCGCGCTTGACTTGCGAGAGCAGGTGAGACTGCCCCAACTGGCCAGTCGCCTTCTGCATACGCAGATTGAACTGGTCCCGCAGCAGCTCGAGCAGTTGCTCGTTCAGCTGCTCAACGGATTTTTCACGAAGTTCATTCGCTTTCATCACATCACCGTCCGCTTAAC
This DNA window, taken from Pseudomonas sp. FeN3W, encodes the following:
- the rpsQ gene encoding 30S ribosomal protein S17 encodes the protein MAEAQKTVRTLTGRVVSDKMDKTITVLIERRVKHPIYGKYVKRSTKLHAHDETNQCRIGDKVTIRETRPLAKTKSWMLVDVVERAVEV
- the rpmC gene encoding 50S ribosomal protein L29, producing the protein MKANELREKSVEQLNEQLLELLRDQFNLRMQKATGQLGQSHLLSQVKRDIARVKTVLNQQAGK